From one Bacteroides fragilis NCTC 9343 genomic stretch:
- the cls gene encoding cardiolipin synthase encodes MIDWNYIASVIATVAFDIIYFGAIIGTIVIVILDNRNPVKTMAWILILMFLPVVGLVFYFFFGRSQRREKIIGKKSYDRLLKKPMAEYLAQNCCETPKEYARLIQLFQNTNQAFPFEGNRVDIYTGGYSKLQALLRELQKARLHIHMEYYIFEDDPVGRLVRDVLIEKAREGVEVRVIYDDVGCWHVPHRFFEEMRDAGIEVRSFLKVRFPLFTSKVNYRNHRKIVVIDGRIGFIGGMNLAERYMRGFSWGIWRDTHILLEGKAVHGLQTAFLLDWYFVDRTLITASRYFPKIEAYGNSLVQIVTSEPIGPWKEIMQGLTVAISGAKKYFYMQTPYFLPTEQILGAMQTAALAGVDIRLMLPEHADNRVTHLGSCSYLADVLRAGVKVYFYKKGFLHSKLMVSDDMLSTVGSTNLDFRSFEHNFEVNAFMYDMETALQMREIFLQDQRESTQIFLKSWEKRSSRQKAMESVVRLLAPLL; translated from the coding sequence ATGATAGATTGGAACTACATAGCAAGTGTAATAGCTACCGTTGCCTTTGATATTATTTATTTCGGGGCTATTATCGGTACGATTGTCATCGTGATTCTCGACAATCGTAATCCGGTGAAGACAATGGCATGGATTCTGATCCTGATGTTTCTTCCGGTTGTAGGGTTGGTTTTCTATTTCTTTTTTGGGCGTAGCCAAAGGCGTGAGAAGATTATCGGTAAGAAAAGTTATGACCGTTTGCTTAAAAAACCGATGGCAGAGTATTTGGCGCAGAACTGCTGTGAAACGCCGAAGGAATATGCACGGCTGATACAGCTGTTCCAGAATACGAACCAGGCTTTTCCGTTTGAGGGAAATCGGGTCGATATTTACACTGGCGGATATTCTAAACTACAAGCTCTGTTGAGAGAGCTGCAAAAGGCGAGGCTTCATATTCATATGGAATATTACATCTTTGAGGATGATCCTGTGGGACGATTGGTACGTGATGTACTGATCGAGAAAGCGCGGGAGGGAGTCGAGGTGCGTGTGATCTATGACGATGTAGGATGTTGGCATGTTCCTCATCGCTTTTTCGAAGAGATGAGAGATGCAGGAATTGAGGTACGCAGTTTTTTGAAGGTCCGTTTTCCCTTGTTCACGAGTAAAGTGAATTATCGCAATCACCGGAAGATTGTGGTGATTGACGGACGTATTGGATTTATCGGTGGAATGAATCTTGCCGAACGTTATATGCGTGGCTTTTCGTGGGGAATCTGGAGAGATACGCATATATTGCTTGAAGGAAAAGCGGTACATGGTCTTCAGACTGCTTTTTTGCTCGATTGGTATTTCGTGGATCGCACTCTGATCACTGCTTCGCGCTACTTTCCTAAGATAGAAGCTTATGGCAATTCTTTGGTACAGATTGTGACAAGTGAACCGATCGGTCCCTGGAAAGAGATTATGCAAGGGTTGACAGTAGCCATATCCGGTGCTAAGAAATATTTCTATATGCAGACGCCTTACTTCTTACCTACCGAACAAATTTTGGGTGCAATGCAGACTGCTGCATTGGCAGGAGTAGATATCCGGTTAATGTTGCCTGAGCATGCGGATAATCGTGTTACACATTTGGGCTCCTGTTCTTATCTGGCAGATGTATTGCGTGCAGGAGTCAAGGTCTATTTTTATAAAAAGGGTTTCCTGCATTCTAAATTAATGGTTTCGGATGATATGCTTTCGACAGTGGGGTCTACCAATCTCGATTTCCGTAGTTTTGAACATAATTTTGAAGTAAATGCCTTTATGTACGATATGGAGACAGCATTGCAGATGCGGGAGATTTTCTTGCAGGATCAGCGGGAAAGTACTCAGATTTTCCTGAAGAGCTGGGAAAAACGTTCTTCGCGTCAGAAGGCAATGGAGTCTGTAGTTCGATTATTGGCTCCGTTGCTATAA
- a CDS encoding RsmD family RNA methyltransferase: MRVISGIYKRRRFDVPRTFKARPTTDFAKENLFNVLSNYMDFEEGIVALDLFAGTGSISIELVSRGCDRVISVEKDGAHHAFISKIMKEVQTDKCLPIRGDVFKFINGSHERFDFIFADPPYELKELETIPDLIFKNNLLKEDGLFVLEHGKKNNFEDHPHFIERRVYGSVNFSFFR, translated from the coding sequence ATGCGAGTAATCAGCGGAATATATAAAAGAAGAAGATTTGATGTGCCCAGAACCTTCAAGGCACGTCCGACAACAGATTTTGCCAAAGAGAATCTGTTTAATGTATTATCCAATTACATGGATTTTGAAGAAGGCATTGTTGCTCTCGATCTGTTTGCCGGTACAGGCAGTATCAGTATAGAGCTGGTTTCACGTGGGTGTGACCGCGTCATCAGTGTGGAGAAAGACGGAGCGCATCATGCTTTCATCAGCAAAATCATGAAAGAGGTGCAAACAGACAAATGCCTGCCTATCCGTGGAGATGTATTTAAATTCATAAATGGCAGTCATGAACGGTTTGATTTCATTTTTGCCGATCCTCCCTATGAACTAAAAGAGTTGGAAACAATTCCGGATTTAATTTTCAAGAACAACCTGCTGAAAGAGGATGGTCTGTTCGTTCTGGAACATGGCAAAAAGAATAACTTTGAAGATCATCCCCACTTTATAGAAAGAAGGGTATACGGAAGTGTCAATTTTTCCTTCTTCAGATAG
- a CDS encoding DUF3822 family protein, with the protein MPDRAIAETIDFGKSEQYTLSIRLSTDGFSFSIYNPIHDSSLSFFEKEVEASLSLTANLKQAFRELDFLNHTYKRVNILMADKRFTLIPLELFEDDQSEMIFYHNHTPKENETVKYNILKKNNAVVIFGMDKSTCQFLSDQYPEARFYSQAAPLAEYFSAKSRLGNSKKIYASIRRDAIDFFCYERGHLLLANSFECRKTGDRIYYLLYLWKQLNFDQERDELHLTGAFYDKEKLMQELRKYIQQVFIMNPASNIDMQALLTCE; encoded by the coding sequence ATGCCCGATAGAGCAATTGCAGAAACGATTGACTTTGGTAAATCGGAACAATATACATTGTCCATCCGTCTTAGTACGGATGGATTTTCTTTTTCTATCTACAATCCGATTCACGATAGTTCGCTCTCTTTCTTTGAGAAGGAGGTCGAGGCTTCATTATCTCTTACAGCCAATCTCAAACAGGCTTTCCGTGAATTGGACTTTCTGAATCATACTTACAAACGGGTAAACATTCTGATGGCAGACAAGCGTTTCACCCTAATCCCCCTTGAACTGTTTGAGGATGATCAGTCCGAAATGATATTCTACCATAACCACACTCCCAAAGAAAATGAAACGGTAAAATATAATATTTTAAAAAAGAATAATGCCGTAGTCATCTTCGGTATGGACAAAAGTACTTGCCAGTTCTTATCCGATCAGTATCCTGAAGCAAGATTTTATTCACAAGCAGCTCCATTAGCAGAATATTTTTCGGCGAAAAGCAGATTAGGCAACAGTAAAAAGATATATGCTTCTATTCGCCGTGATGCCATCGACTTTTTCTGTTATGAACGTGGACATCTGCTTCTTGCCAATTCATTTGAATGTCGCAAAACAGGTGACCGAATCTACTATCTGCTCTATCTCTGGAAGCAGTTGAATTTTGATCAGGAACGGGACGAACTTCACCTGACAGGTGCATTTTATGATAAAGAGAAACTAATGCAGGAGTTACGTAAATACATACAGCAGGTATTCATAATGAACCCTGCAAGCAATATTGACATGCAAGCCTTATTAACATGCGAGTAA
- a CDS encoding ATP-dependent DNA helicase — MINNYLERQIKENFSYQPTFEQEIAVKSLSEFLLSTANDTVFVLRGYAGTGKTSLVGALVKAMDKLQQKSVLLAPTGRAAKVFSAYAGHPAFTIHKKIYRQQSFSNEVSNFSINDNLTTHTLYIVDEASMISNEGLSGSMFGTGRLLDDLVEFVYSGAGCRLLLMGDTAQLPPVGEEQSPALATEALKGYGLNVIEVDLTQVVRQVQSSGILWNATQIRQLIAEDECFSLPKIKVSGFPDIQVVRGDELIDTLTDCYEKDGMDETIVVCRSNKRANIYNKGIRAQILYREDELNTGDLLMVAKNNYFWTEKYKEMDFIANGEIAVVRRVRRTRELYGFRFAEVLLAFPDQNDFELEANLLLDTLHSDAPALPKTENDRLFYSVLEDYVDITVKRERMKKMKADPHYNALQVKYAYAVTCHKAQGGQWQNVFLDQGYMSDEYLTPDYFRWLYTAFTRASKTLYLVNYPEEQIE, encoded by the coding sequence ATGATAAATAACTATTTAGAGCGGCAAATTAAGGAAAATTTTTCTTATCAGCCAACTTTTGAGCAAGAAATAGCTGTAAAATCTCTTTCGGAGTTTCTACTTTCTACGGCTAATGATACGGTTTTTGTGCTTCGTGGATATGCGGGAACAGGAAAGACTTCTCTTGTCGGGGCCTTAGTGAAAGCGATGGATAAGTTACAACAGAAATCGGTTTTACTGGCTCCTACGGGAAGAGCGGCTAAAGTATTTTCTGCTTACGCAGGACACCCGGCTTTTACCATTCATAAAAAGATATACAGGCAGCAGTCTTTTTCGAATGAAGTAAGTAATTTTTCAATTAATGATAATCTGACTACTCATACATTATATATTGTAGATGAGGCTTCCATGATTTCGAATGAAGGTTTGTCCGGTTCGATGTTCGGTACCGGACGTCTGTTGGATGATTTGGTGGAGTTTGTCTATTCCGGTGCAGGGTGTCGTTTATTGTTGATGGGAGATACGGCTCAGTTGCCTCCGGTAGGAGAAGAGCAAAGTCCGGCACTTGCTACCGAGGCATTGAAAGGATATGGACTGAATGTCATAGAGGTTGATCTCACACAGGTGGTACGTCAGGTTCAGTCGTCCGGTATTTTATGGAATGCCACTCAGATTCGGCAGTTGATTGCTGAAGACGAGTGTTTTTCGCTGCCTAAGATAAAAGTAAGCGGATTTCCGGATATACAGGTGGTACGTGGCGACGAGTTGATCGATACCCTGACCGACTGCTACGAAAAAGACGGAATGGACGAGACGATTGTGGTATGCCGTTCCAATAAACGGGCTAACATATATAATAAAGGTATACGTGCTCAGATTCTTTACAGGGAAGATGAACTGAATACGGGTGACTTACTCATGGTAGCGAAGAATAATTACTTCTGGACAGAGAAGTATAAAGAAATGGATTTTATAGCGAACGGAGAGATTGCTGTGGTTCGTCGGGTGAGGCGTACTCGTGAACTGTATGGTTTCAGGTTTGCTGAAGTACTTCTTGCGTTTCCCGATCAAAATGACTTTGAGTTGGAAGCTAATTTGTTGCTTGATACGCTTCATTCGGATGCACCTGCTTTACCCAAAACAGAAAACGACCGGCTTTTTTATTCTGTACTTGAAGACTATGTGGACATCACCGTCAAGCGGGAGCGAATGAAAAAAATGAAGGCTGACCCACACTACAATGCTCTACAGGTGAAGTACGCTTATGCGGTGACCTGTCATAAGGCGCAGGGCGGGCAATGGCAAAATGTTTTTCTTGACCAGGGGTATATGTCGGATGAGTATCTGACACCTGATTATTTCCGTTGGCTGTATACAGCTTTTACGCGTGCATCGAAAACTCTCTATTTGGTGAATTATCCGGAAGAGCAAATAGAGTGA